The Neochlamydia sp. AcF84 genome contains the following window.
TTAAGTAGACAGGGTATGCTCTTTAAAGTTAAAAATGATCTTTATCGGTTTCCTCATTTAGCTTTAGACCGGCTAGCCCTTCTCAAAAAAGTAGAGGCTTCTAACACTTTTACTAGGATTGATGAGCTAAACAAGCTAGGAATTATAAAAAATAACGCTGCTGTAAAGTTAAGTGAATGGATGAGTATAGCGCTATTTATGCGCCTTAAAACCTATTCACATTATCAAGCACAACAAGAGATGATGAATCCTCTAATTAAGCCATTTGGATTTGAAAATCCTGAATTAATCAAGAAACAATTTGCGCTAGATCTGGGAACATTAGAAAAAATAAAAAAGATTTATCGCACTTTTATTCCTTTCTATCAAACTATTGAGGAGTTTTTAACAGGCACTGAAGATAGCCTTAATTCTTCTGATTTGGAGGATAACTCGTTAGAAACTCAAGGTAGCATAGCCCTCAGGCTTTTTCAAAAAGAAGAAGCAAAAAAATGTTTTAAATTAGCAAGAAAAGAAAATCCAAGCGACCCTTATATTTTAGGTTTTCTTGGCAGCATTTATGAGGCTAGCGGGAACCTAGATAAAGCGGCTAATTACGCTGAAAAGGCTCTCCAAATTAGCCTTGATCTTTTGGATGAAAATTATTCCTTTTTGATAGCAATTTATTATAACCTTAGAAGCATCGATCAAAAACAGTGCATGTTAGAACAGACGGCTGAGCATACAAAAAGAGTACTCACTATTAATTCTAAGCATTTTGAAAATAATCAGTCCCGTATAGCAACAATTTTTAATACCTTGGGAACGATCTACAGAGAACAAGGAAATTTAAAACTTGCGGTTAAGTATACTAACCTAGCTCTCGCCATTAAGCTTAAGCTTTTAGGGGAAAACCATCCCGAAGTAGCAATATGTTACAATAGCTTGGGACTGATCTACAAGGATCAAGGATATTTAAAACAGGCGATCGAGTATGCTAAAAAAGCGCTCATTATTAACCGTAAGCTTTTTGGGGAAAGTCATCTGAGCATAGCAAAATCCTACAATAACCTAGGAGCAATCTATGATGATCAAGGCAATTTAGATAAGGCAGCCGAGTATGCTAAAAAAGCGCTAGTTATTAACCTTAAGTTGTTTGGGGAAAGCCATCCTCATATAGCGGAAAATTACAATAACTTGGGAACAATCTACCATAAGCAAGGTAATCTAGGGCAGGCGGCTGAGTGCACGCGCAAAGCTCTGGTTATTAACCGTAAGCTTTTTGGTAAAAATCATCCGAGCATAGCAAAATTTTACAACAACCTGGGAATAATTTGCGATGAACAAGGAGACTTAAAACGGGCTGTTGAGTATAGCAACAAAGCTCTGACTATCAACCTCAAGCTATTTGGCGAAAACTACCCCATTACAGCAGAAAATTACAACAACTTGGGAGCAATTTACTATAGACAAGGCAATTTAAATCAGGCAGCTGATTATACCAAGAAAGCTTTAAGTATCAATATTAAGTTATTTGGCGAAAGTCATTCCCATATAGCGGAAAATTACAACAACTTGGGAACAATCTACCATGAACAAAGCAATCTAAAGCAGGCGGCTGAGTATGTCAAGAAAGCTCTAGCTATTAACCTTGAGCTATTTGGTGAAACTCATCCTTATGTGGCCACTATTTACCACAACTTAGGAGCACTCTACGAAGATCAAGGCAATTTAGATATGGCTGCCGAGTATGTCAAAAAATCCCTTGCTATTGACCTTAAGCTTTTTGGGGAAAATAATCCCACTATAGCAAAACAATATATCATTCTAGGAAAAATTTACAGAGAACAAGGCAATTTAGAGCAGGCAGTAGAGTTCTTTGAAAAAGCGCTTATTGTTACCCGTAAGGCTTTGGGAGAAAATCATCCTACAGTGGCAATAATTTATAATAACGTGGGGAAAATCTACCAAGAGCAAGGTATGTTAGAATCGGCGGCTGAGTATATAAAACGAGCTCTCGCTATTGACCTTAAATTTTTCGGTAGAAATCATCCACATGTAGCAGCAATTTACAACAACTTAGGAACGATCTATCATAACCAATACAATTTGGAAAAAGCGACTAGATATGTCAAGAAAGCCCTTACCATTAGCGTGAAGCTTTTTGGTGAAAATCATCGATATGTAGCAGCAATTTACAACAATTTGGGGCAAATCTACAAAGCACAGGATAATCTAAGGGAAGCTCTTGAACATAGCCAGAAAGCTTTCGATATTAACCTTAAGCTTGTGGGCGAAAATCATCCCACAATGGCAATTTGTTACAATAACTTAGGACAAATTTATACTACGCAAGGTAATATAGCTAAGGCGGTAGAGTATTTCAATAAAGCTCTTGCTATTGATCTTGATATTTTTGGCGAAAATCATTCTAACGTAGCAAGAGATCACAATAACTTGAAAATGATTTATCCAGAGCAAGGTAAATTAAATAAGGCTGCTGGAATATATCAATATGGATGTTAATTTTGAGAGCTAAAAATTGCCTAACATGTATTCTTAAGTCCAATATTTTAAACCAAAATGATTGTGAAAGCAT
Protein-coding sequences here:
- a CDS encoding tetratricopeptide repeat protein, encoding MKQLSSDSLCIYPLIFPAFEKKEEHASYSTRGTTMYREISLKIFKELGFQDLCQAKLICREWKQLIESSALAEDIFRIGLKLAIQKNNPMRENVCAEKLVQEVYCIEKLGDIYQEKGTAETLLQAAGLYNYALQIVSDDKKKFFEEKLLKAQHLLINVCQGKVLDNNRIRKEFKGNRQALKKFREEIEEKIQLLSETPSFQEVKELYGKIALDIKAFFSLLVNQAIDVLGPAPCEYAMIGFGSLAREEMTPYSDLEFGILIKEDNDAHKKYFRNLTNLIHLKVINLGETILPALNIPCLKAIDFFDGITPRGFAFDGAGVEGKGCKTPFGNSKTFELIQTPEKMAQYIAKNEEGHWWHEKEPHLPMELLTFVHLIGNPGLTRQYGEKLQEKLIITYHEGLNLRQYLAKQHLVLADMEAFDPRMGDLSRQGMLFKVKNDLYRFPHLALDRLALLKKVEASNTFTRIDELNKLGIIKNNAAVKLSEWMSIALFMRLKTYSHYQAQQEMMNPLIKPFGFENPELIKKQFALDLGTLEKIKKIYRTFIPFYQTIEEFLTGTEDSLNSSDLEDNSLETQGSIALRLFQKEEAKKCFKLARKENPSDPYILGFLGSIYEASGNLDKAANYAEKALQISLDLLDENYSFLIAIYYNLRSIDQKQCMLEQTAEHTKRVLTINSKHFENNQSRIATIFNTLGTIYREQGNLKLAVKYTNLALAIKLKLLGENHPEVAICYNSLGLIYKDQGYLKQAIEYAKKALIINRKLFGESHLSIAKSYNNLGAIYDDQGNLDKAAEYAKKALVINLKLFGESHPHIAENYNNLGTIYHKQGNLGQAAECTRKALVINRKLFGKNHPSIAKFYNNLGIICDEQGDLKRAVEYSNKALTINLKLFGENYPITAENYNNLGAIYYRQGNLNQAADYTKKALSINIKLFGESHSHIAENYNNLGTIYHEQSNLKQAAEYVKKALAINLELFGETHPYVATIYHNLGALYEDQGNLDMAAEYVKKSLAIDLKLFGENNPTIAKQYIILGKIYREQGNLEQAVEFFEKALIVTRKALGENHPTVAIIYNNVGKIYQEQGMLESAAEYIKRALAIDLKFFGRNHPHVAAIYNNLGTIYHNQYNLEKATRYVKKALTISVKLFGENHRYVAAIYNNLGQIYKAQDNLREALEHSQKAFDINLKLVGENHPTMAICYNNLGQIYTTQGNIAKAVEYFNKALAIDLDIFGENHSNVARDHNNLKMIYPEQGKLNKAAGIYQYGC